The DNA window CCTGTTTGTATTATACATGATTACACTGTTTTCAATTATTGGCGGGTGGCTTCCTAAATATTTCGTGGAAAAAAGAGGGATGAATGCTTACACAGGAAGAATGAAAGCCATGCTAATTTTTGCATTTTTCCCTCTGCTGGCGCTTTTTGCTCAACCTCTGGGCTCTATAACCTATTGGATTCCGGTTGTGATTATCGGGATAGCAGGTGCGGCTCATCAGGCCTGGTCAGCAAATATCTTCTCGACAGTAGGCGATATGTTTCCCAAAAAAGCCATTGCTACAATTACCGGAATAGGTGGAATGGCAGGTGGTATTGGTTCATTTTTAATTAATAAATCTTCTGGGGTACTGTTCGATCATGCTCATAAGGCATGGACAACCATTAATGGAACTCCATTACTGGAACTATATCCGGAATACGTCAATCAACGTTTACCGGAAGGTTTTTTTGAACAGTTGGAAAAGTCAGGAGCCATTGTATCAGACGGAATAGATAAAGGATATATGATTATTTTTTCAGTATGTGCAGTAGCTTATCTGATTGCATGGAGTGTAATGAAAGCATTGGTTCCTAAATATAAAGTAATAAGTAAATAATGATGGAAAGACAGTTAAAACAAAAATTAAACCGTGAATTGCTGGATTCTCAAGAAAAACTTCCTATAAAAATTGTACAGTTTGGAGGTGGAAATTTCATGCGGGGATTTACAGATTACGTAATTGATAAGTTAAATAAAGAGAAAGGTTTTAATGCTGGAATAGTAAATGTTCAGCCCACAGTGGGGGGGGCTGTTCATAAACTGGAAGAACAGGGTAATTTATATACACTTTTCTCAAGAGGAGTAAAAAAAGGAAAAATTATTGATACCAAACAGGTGGTTTCGGCGATTCAAAAATCAATCAATCCTTATACAAATTATGATGAATTCTTAGCACTGGCAAAAGAAGAAGAATTAGAATTTATTTTTTCAAATACAACAGAGACAGGAATCACATATGATGAATCGGAAACCGGTTATCAAGGACCACACAAGAATTTTCCCGCAAAATTAACCGTTTTACTTCATGAAAGATTTAAATATTTCAATGGAGATACAGAAAAAGGACTTCGGATTATTCCTTGCGAACTGATTGAAGATAATGCATTTGCTTTAAAAAAAATTGTTTTAAAGTATGCTGATCTATGGAATTTAGGAGAAGGTTTTATAAAATGGATTGAACAAAATAATTATTTTCACAATACATTGGTGGACCGAATTGTTCCAGGATATCCAAAGGATGATTTAGAAACTTACGAAAGTCAATTGGATTATGAAGATCAGATGATGGTGGTCTCAGAAATATTTTTGCTTTGGGTGATCCAGGATGCTGGAAATTTGAAGGAGAGAATTCCTTTTGATAAAATTGACGAACAGATATTGGTGGTAGATGATATCCAGCCATACCGTTTAAGAAAAGTCAGGATACTGAACGGAGGCCACAGTTTGATGTTAGCTCCAGCTATTTTATCTGGCAAGGAGACGGTAAAAGAATCTATAGATGATGAGTTTATAGGCAGATTTTTAACCAAAACTATATCAAATGAAGTTAATCCTACTTTAGGGTTAGATGAAATTGAATTGAAAGAATTTGCAGAAGAGGTTTTCGACCGGTTCAGAAATCCTTTCATCAAGCATTATCAGGCAAGTATCGCTTTATATTTTGTTTCTAAATTTAAAGTGAGAATTGTTCCGAGTATCTTAAAATATTTTGAGATCAATAGCAGATTACCGTTGAACCTAATTTTTTCTTTAGCGAGTTTAATCAGATTCTATCAGGGAAGTTATGGTGAAAAAACACTGCCGTTGAACGATGAGGAATTCATTATAAACAGATTCAAAGAAATCTGGAAAAATGAAGATTATGAGATAGTTGCTGAATTGGCACTTAGTGAAACTCATTTCTGGGATATTGATCTTACTAAAGTTCAGGGTTTAAAATCAGCGGTAGCAAAAGCATTATGGGAAATCGATCATAATGATATTGAAACTGCTTATAAAAACTTTATCAAATTTAATTCTTAAGAAATTATGCAAAAGAAAGTACTGAAAGTAAATCCCGTGGATAATGTAGCAGTGGCGTTGGTAGATTTAACAGAGGGGGAAACTGTTACTTTGGGTAATCTTACTTATGATATTGTAAAAAATACAAAGGCAAAACATAAATTCGTGACCGAAGATCTTGCAATTGGAGATGCGATCATTATGTATGGTGTTCTTGTGGGAAAAGCCAACCTTCCTATTCAGAAAGGTGAAGTTATCACTACGGAAAATGTAAAACATCAAAGTGCAAAAGTTGAAGGGAAAACGGAAATAACTCCATGGACCGTTCCGGATATTGAAAAATGGAAAGACAAAACATTCAATGGTTATCATAGAGAAGACGGACAGGTTGGAACATCTAATGTATGGCTTTTCTTTCCACTGGTTTTTTGTGAAAACAGAAATATCGAAATCTTAAAGGAAGTTTTTGAAAAAGAGCTTTTGTTTGAAAAAGTAACAAAGCATCAGTTATTATTAAGATCATTGGTGAATAACTCTGAAACTGAAACTGCTATTGAAGATGAAAAGGACTCGCGGATTTTTAAAAATATTGATGTTAAATTTATCACCCATCAGGGTGGTTGTGGTGGTATTCGTCAGGATGCAGAAGCTTTGGGGCGACTATTGGCAGGCTATGTTAAAAATCCGAACGTAGCCGGAGCTACCGTTTTGAGTCTTGGGTGCCAGAATTTACAGGTTGATCTATTTAAAGAAGCTTTAGAAAAAATAAGTCCGGATAACAAAAAGCCTATTATTGTTTACGAACAACAAAAATCAGGAACTATAGATGAAATGCTGAATGGTATCATCAAAGATTCTTATGAAGCAATAAAACAGGCCAATGAAATCCAAAGGTTGCCCGCACCTCTTTCAAAACTTGTTCTGGGATTGGAATGTGGCGGCTCAGATGGTTTCTCAGGGATTTCCGCGAATCCGGTTTTAGGACAATTATCAGATTTAATGGCCGGAATCGGTGGTTCCACCATTCTTTCCGAATTTCCCGAACTGTGTGGAGTAGAGCAGGAGCTGGTTAACCGTTGTGTGAATGAAAAAGATGCTGAAAGATTTTTAACATTAATGCAGGATTTTGAAAAATCAGTTGTTGCTGCAGGATCAGGCTTTGATATGAATCCTTCACCTGGAAATATTAAAGATGGATTGATAACAGATGCTATGAAATCAGCAGGAGCAGCTAAAAAAGGAGGTTCATCTCCGATTCAGGATGTTCTTGATTTCACAGAGTATATTGAAAAACCGGGGCTGAATTTATTATGTACTCCCGGAAATGATGTAGAATGTACCACAGCACTTGTGGGATCCGGTTCAAATATGGTTTTATTTACTACAGGTCTCGGAACGCCTACTGGAAACCCTGTTGTACCTGTTGTTAAAATTTCTTCCAATACATCACTTTCTGAAAGGATGCCCGATATCATCGACTTTAACACCGGAGACATAATTACCGGTGAAAAAACAATTGATGAAAAAGCTGAAGAATTATTAGAATTTATAATTGAAGTAGCCAGTGGTGAAGTAAAAACAAAAGCTGCTATTTTAAATCAGAATGATTTTATTCCCTGGAGAAGGGGAGTTTCTTTATAAAATTTTAATTGTAAATAATAGATAACAAAAGAGTTCAATATAGTATTGAACTCTTTTGTTATTTTGGGGAAAATAGAGGCTTTAAAGCTATTTCCTTTTAGAAGATTTTCTGATATAGAGCTGAGGTGCTAAAACCACCTTTTTTTCTATGGAAACACCTGATCCATTTTCTTTTACACTTTCAATAAATACCTGTCCTGCCATTTTTCCCATTATGAGTGGAGTTTGGTCTACGGAACTCATTGGAAGCTCCATAAACTGAGTAAAGGGCTCATTAGAAAATCCTATAACCGCAACTTCTTCAGGAATTTTTATTTTGCGTTTTTTTAATTCCTGACAGGCTCCCAATGCAGCAAAGTCACTGGAAGAAAAGATAGCATCTGGAACCGACTTTTTGTCCCATAGTTTTTTAATAGCATCAATTCCTGCATCAATTGCACTTCCGGTAGAAA is part of the Chryseobacterium paludis genome and encodes:
- a CDS encoding tagaturonate reductase translates to MMERQLKQKLNRELLDSQEKLPIKIVQFGGGNFMRGFTDYVIDKLNKEKGFNAGIVNVQPTVGGAVHKLEEQGNLYTLFSRGVKKGKIIDTKQVVSAIQKSINPYTNYDEFLALAKEEELEFIFSNTTETGITYDESETGYQGPHKNFPAKLTVLLHERFKYFNGDTEKGLRIIPCELIEDNAFALKKIVLKYADLWNLGEGFIKWIEQNNYFHNTLVDRIVPGYPKDDLETYESQLDYEDQMMVVSEIFLLWVIQDAGNLKERIPFDKIDEQILVVDDIQPYRLRKVRILNGGHSLMLAPAILSGKETVKESIDDEFIGRFLTKTISNEVNPTLGLDEIELKEFAEEVFDRFRNPFIKHYQASIALYFVSKFKVRIVPSILKYFEINSRLPLNLIFSLASLIRFYQGSYGEKTLPLNDEEFIINRFKEIWKNEDYEIVAELALSETHFWDIDLTKVQGLKSAVAKALWEIDHNDIETAYKNFIKFNS
- a CDS encoding UxaA family hydrolase; the encoded protein is MQKKVLKVNPVDNVAVALVDLTEGETVTLGNLTYDIVKNTKAKHKFVTEDLAIGDAIIMYGVLVGKANLPIQKGEVITTENVKHQSAKVEGKTEITPWTVPDIEKWKDKTFNGYHREDGQVGTSNVWLFFPLVFCENRNIEILKEVFEKELLFEKVTKHQLLLRSLVNNSETETAIEDEKDSRIFKNIDVKFITHQGGCGGIRQDAEALGRLLAGYVKNPNVAGATVLSLGCQNLQVDLFKEALEKISPDNKKPIIVYEQQKSGTIDEMLNGIIKDSYEAIKQANEIQRLPAPLSKLVLGLECGGSDGFSGISANPVLGQLSDLMAGIGGSTILSEFPELCGVEQELVNRCVNEKDAERFLTLMQDFEKSVVAAGSGFDMNPSPGNIKDGLITDAMKSAGAAKKGGSSPIQDVLDFTEYIEKPGLNLLCTPGNDVECTTALVGSGSNMVLFTTGLGTPTGNPVVPVVKISSNTSLSERMPDIIDFNTGDIITGEKTIDEKAEELLEFIIEVASGEVKTKAAILNQNDFIPWRRGVSL